From Mycobacterium sp. HUMS_12744610, one genomic window encodes:
- a CDS encoding 3'-5' exoribonuclease, with amino-acid sequence MWDAVVFLDTETTGKGPRRRAWEIAMIRRDATGDREITLYVDVADLDLPHADPKALAIGRFDQRHPQRDGVLTTPNAHLLPAATAAAVVQRWTAGARVFGVVPSFDTGCLEALLERHDRTPRWHYQPWDIAVLATGYLIARQIPVQRSAEATSRACGVATPGPHERHTALGDARWVRRLHDRIFAEATYPQPCVAA; translated from the coding sequence GTATTCCTCGACACCGAGACGACTGGCAAGGGACCGCGTCGCCGAGCATGGGAGATCGCCATGATCCGACGCGACGCCACCGGCGACCGTGAAATCACGCTCTACGTCGACGTCGCAGACCTGGACTTGCCTCACGCGGATCCCAAGGCGTTGGCGATCGGCCGCTTCGACCAGCGTCATCCCCAGCGCGATGGCGTCCTGACGACGCCCAACGCTCACCTACTGCCGGCCGCTACGGCGGCCGCGGTCGTCCAGCGTTGGACCGCCGGCGCCCGGGTATTCGGGGTGGTGCCCTCGTTCGACACCGGCTGCCTGGAAGCGCTGCTGGAGCGCCATGACCGGACGCCGCGATGGCACTACCAGCCCTGGGACATCGCTGTTCTGGCCACCGGCTACCTCATTGCCCGCCAGATCCCTGTTCAGCGATCGGCAGAAGCGACGTCGCGGGCCTGCGGAGTCGCCACACCAGGCCCTCACGAGCGTCACACCGCACTTGGCGACGCGCGGTGGGTCCGGCGCCTGCACGACCGGATCTTCGCG